ATTATCGGTTCCATTATGTTTCTGGTTCCCGGTCTGCCTATGACCAATGCCATCCGCGATTTAATCGCTGGAGACATTATGGCGGGCATCTGCAAATTCACAGAAGCGCTGCTTGTTGCCGTTGGCATTGCCGTCGGCGTGGCGCTCCCGCTGGGTATTTTGGCTATGATAGGAGGATAATATGACTGCCTTGTTATATGAGAGCATTATCAGTTTGTTCGCCAGTCTTTGTTTCGGTATTTTATTTCAACTGCGCGGGCGAAAGCTCATTTTTGCCGCCATTGGCGGAATGATTAGTTGGTTTTTGTATTTAGGAAGCAGCCTGCTTTTTCCGCATCATGATATTTTGAGTTATTTCATCTCGTCCGTTGGATTTACCTTGTATTCCGAGTGCAGTGCGCGCATGCATCACGCACCGACCAGTATTTTTCTCACCATTTCTCT
This window of the Butyricicoccus intestinisimiae genome carries:
- a CDS encoding threonine/serine exporter family protein; the encoded protein is MTALLYESIISLFASLCFGILFQLRGRKLIFAAIGGMISWFLYLGSSLLFPHHDILSYFISSVGFTLYSECSARMHHAPTSIFLTISLIPLVPGNGIYQTMYYCVLSDTAKALAEGVNTVAISGALALGIVVVSSIFHAVRVIKPKHSFLLR